In Panthera tigris isolate Pti1 chromosome C1, P.tigris_Pti1_mat1.1, whole genome shotgun sequence, the following proteins share a genomic window:
- the DIPK1A gene encoding divergent protein kinase domain 1A isoform X2, with protein MKYLFFSWLVVFVGSWIIYVQYSTYTELCRGKDCKKIICDKYKTGVIDGPACNSLCVTETLYFGKCLSTKPNNQMYLGIWGNLPGVVKCQMEQALHLDFGTELEPRKEIVLFDKPTRGTTVQKFKEMVYSLFKAKLGDQGNLSELVNLILTVADGDKDGQVSLGEAKSAWALLQLNEFLLMVILQDKEHTPKLMGFCGDLYVMESVEYTSLYGISLPWVIELFIPSGFRRSMDQLFTPSWPRKAKIAIGLLEFVEDVFHGPYGNFLMCDISAKNLGYNDKYDLKMVDMRKIVPETNLKELIKDRHCESDLDCVYGTDCRTTCDQSTMKCTSEVIQPNLAKACQLLKDYLLRGAPTEIREELEKQLYSCIALKVTANQMEMEHSLILNNLKTLLWKKISYTNDS; from the exons TGTGACAAGTACAAGACTGGAGTTATTGATGGACCGGCATGTAATAGCCTTTGTGTTACAGAGACTCTTTACTTTGGGAAATGCTTATCCACCAAGCCCAACAATCAG ATGTATTTAGGGATTTGGGGTAATCTACCAGGTGTTGTGAAATGTCAAATGGAACAAGCACTTCATCTTGATTTTGGGACTGAACTGGAACCAAGGAAAGAAATAGTGCTATTTGATAAGCCAACTAGGGGAACAACTgtacagaaattcaaagaaatggtCTACAGTCTCTTTAAA GCAAAGTTGGGTGACCAAGGAAACCTCTCTGAACTGGTGAATCTCATCTTGACGGTGGCTGATGGAGACAAAGATGGCCAGGTTTCCTTGGGAGAAGCAAAGTCAGCATGGGCACTTCTTCAACTAAATGAATTTCTTCTCATGGTGATACTTCAAGATAAAGAACATACCCCCAAATTAATGGGATTCTGTGGTGATCTCTATGTGATGGAAAGTGTTGAATATACCTCTCTTTATGGAATAAGCCTTCCATGGGTCATTGAACTTTTTATTCCATCTGGGTTCAGAAGAAGCATGGATCAGTTGTTCACACCATCATGGCCTAGAAAGGCTAAAATAGCCATAGGACTTCTGGAATTTGTGGAAGATGTTTTCCACGGCCCGTATGGAAACTTCCTCATGTGTGATATTAGTGCCAAAAACCTAGGATATAATGATAAGTATGATTTGAAAATGGTGGACATGAGAAAAATCGTGCCAGAGACAAACCTGAAAGAACTTATAAAGGATCGCCACTGTGAGTCTGATTTGGACTGTGTTTATGGCACGGATTGTCGAACTACCTGTGATCAGAGTACAATGAAGTGTACTTCAGAAGTGATACAACCAAACTTGGCAAAAGCCTGTCAGTTACTCAAAGACTACCTACTGCGTGGTGCTCCAACTGAAATTCGTGAAGAATTGGAAAAGCAACTTTATTCTTGTATTGCTCTCAAAGTCACAGCAAATCAAATGGAAATGGAACATTCTTTGATACTAAATAACCTAAAAACGTTACTGTGGAAGAAAATTTCCTACACAAATGACTCTTAG